In Paenibacillus ihbetae, the following are encoded in one genomic region:
- the aspS gene encoding aspartate--tRNA ligase: MKRTHQCGLLTTANIGETVTLNGWVQTRRDLGGVLFIDLRDRSGIMQVVFNPDFSGEALAVADKVRSEYVIAVSGKVVKRAPETFNPNLPTGEIEVQVTEIEVLNAAKTPPFFIEDGVEVDEQLRLKYRYLDLRRPEMQKTLMLRSKAAKVFRDFLDGEGFVDVETPILTKSTPEGARDYLVPSRVHAGEFFALPQSPQIYKQLLMVSGVERYYQIARCFRDEDLRADRQPEFTQVDIETSFMERDDLLNMMEQLMVKLFKETIGVELATPFQRISYAEAMGKYGSDKPDLRFGLELIEMNDIVANSGVKVFSSVIEKGGEVKCLNAKGCGTWTRKEIDDLGPYAARYGAKGLAWIQVKEGEFKGPIVKFFTEQEIEAVRERTGAEEGDLLLFSADNKKVVADVLGALRLKIGRQLGLINDNEYKFAWVLDFPLLSYDEEAKRYVAEHHPFTRPKDEDLELMDTDPLAVRAQAYDLVLNGYEVGGGSMRIYKREIQEKMFAALGLSPEEAHEKFGFLLDAFEYGTPPHGGIAFGFDRLVMLLAGRNNLRETIAFPKTASATDLLMDAPSQVDGGQLEQLHIKLAKKPGDEK; the protein is encoded by the coding sequence ATGAAAAGGACACATCAATGCGGTCTGCTGACGACCGCGAACATCGGAGAAACCGTAACGCTGAACGGCTGGGTACAGACCCGCCGCGACTTGGGGGGCGTATTGTTCATCGACCTTCGCGACCGCAGCGGCATTATGCAGGTCGTATTCAATCCGGATTTCTCCGGCGAGGCTTTGGCGGTTGCCGACAAAGTGCGCAGCGAATACGTTATTGCCGTATCCGGCAAAGTCGTTAAACGCGCGCCCGAGACGTTCAATCCAAATCTGCCGACCGGCGAGATCGAAGTTCAAGTGACCGAAATCGAAGTGCTGAACGCTGCCAAGACGCCGCCGTTCTTCATCGAGGACGGGGTTGAGGTTGACGAGCAGCTGCGCCTGAAATACCGTTACCTGGACCTGCGTCGTCCGGAAATGCAGAAGACGCTCATGCTCCGCTCCAAAGCGGCCAAAGTATTCCGCGATTTCCTTGACGGCGAGGGCTTCGTCGATGTAGAGACGCCGATCCTGACCAAGAGCACGCCGGAAGGCGCGCGTGATTACCTCGTGCCGAGCCGCGTACATGCAGGCGAATTCTTCGCGCTGCCGCAATCTCCGCAAATCTACAAGCAGCTGCTGATGGTCAGCGGCGTCGAGCGTTATTACCAGATCGCGCGCTGCTTCCGGGACGAGGACCTGCGGGCGGACCGCCAGCCGGAGTTCACTCAGGTCGACATCGAAACGTCATTCATGGAGCGCGACGATCTCTTGAATATGATGGAGCAGCTCATGGTGAAATTGTTCAAGGAAACGATCGGCGTAGAGCTTGCGACTCCGTTCCAGCGCATCAGCTATGCCGAAGCGATGGGCAAGTACGGCTCCGATAAGCCAGACCTTCGGTTCGGGCTCGAATTAATTGAGATGAACGACATCGTAGCAAACAGCGGCGTAAAAGTATTCTCCTCCGTCATTGAAAAAGGCGGCGAAGTGAAGTGCTTGAACGCGAAAGGCTGCGGCACCTGGACTCGTAAAGAGATTGACGACCTGGGACCGTATGCGGCTCGTTATGGCGCGAAAGGTCTGGCCTGGATCCAAGTGAAGGAAGGCGAATTCAAGGGGCCGATCGTGAAATTCTTTACGGAGCAGGAGATCGAAGCGGTACGCGAGCGCACCGGCGCCGAGGAAGGCGACCTGCTGCTGTTCTCCGCCGACAACAAGAAGGTTGTAGCTGATGTGCTGGGCGCCCTCCGTCTGAAAATCGGACGTCAGCTCGGTCTCATTAACGACAACGAATACAAGTTTGCATGGGTGCTTGACTTCCCGCTGCTCAGCTATGACGAAGAGGCGAAGCGTTATGTAGCCGAGCACCATCCGTTCACCCGTCCGAAGGACGAGGATCTGGAGCTGATGGACACGGATCCGCTTGCCGTGCGCGCTCAAGCGTACGACCTGGTGCTGAACGGCTATGAAGTCGGCGGTGGTTCGATGCGGATCTACAAGCGCGAAATTCAAGAAAAAATGTTCGCTGCGCTGGGCCTTTCGCCAGAAGAGGCGCATGAGAAATTCGGCTTCCTGCTTGATGCGTTCGAGTATGGTACGCCTCCGCACGGCGGGATCGCCTTTGGCTTCGACCGTCTTGTAATGCTGCTGGCGGGCCGCAACAACCTGCGGGAAACGATCGCGTTTCCTAAGACGGCAAGCGCAACGGATCTGCTCATGGACGCTCCTTCCCAAGTGGACGGCGGACAGCTGGAGCAGCTGCATATCAAGCTGGCCAAGAAGCCGGGCGACGAGAAGTAA
- the dtd gene encoding D-aminoacyl-tRNA deacylase: MRVVIQRCKHAEVSVGGEVVGRIGEGLMVLVGVTHEDDEKDVKYIADKVAGLRIFEDEEGKMNFSVLDVGGAVLSVSQFTLYGDTRKGKRPNFMAAAKPDAAKALYEAFNQELTAKGLTVETGIFGAMMDVSLTNWGPVTIIIDSRAS, translated from the coding sequence ATGAGAGTTGTCATTCAGCGATGCAAGCATGCGGAGGTTTCGGTCGGAGGCGAGGTTGTGGGCCGGATCGGAGAGGGGCTTATGGTGCTCGTCGGCGTGACCCATGAAGATGACGAGAAGGACGTAAAATATATAGCGGACAAGGTGGCCGGACTGCGGATATTCGAGGATGAGGAAGGGAAAATGAACTTCAGCGTCCTGGATGTCGGCGGGGCTGTGCTGTCCGTTTCCCAGTTCACGCTCTACGGCGACACCCGTAAGGGAAAGCGTCCGAACTTCATGGCGGCGGCGAAGCCAGACGCGGCCAAGGCACTTTACGAGGCATTCAACCAGGAGCTGACGGCAAAAGGACTGACTGTGGAGACCGGCATATTCGGCGCGATGATGGACGTGTCGCTCACGAACTGGGGTCCTGTCACGATTATTATCGATAGCCGTGCTTCCTAG
- a CDS encoding adenine phosphoribosyltransferase, with the protein MDFKDYIRVVPDFPQPGISFKDITTLLKNGEVYRKAIEELKTMVSDLKIDVIAGPEARGFVVGAPLAYALGVGFTPIRKSGKLPYETIEVGYDLEYGKDRLAMHTDAIEKGQNVLIADDLLATGGTISTSVNLIRQLGGNVVGAAFMIELADLNGRSKLDGIDVFTLMKYE; encoded by the coding sequence TTGGATTTTAAAGATTATATTCGCGTCGTTCCCGACTTTCCGCAGCCAGGAATCAGTTTTAAAGACATTACGACGCTTCTGAAAAATGGCGAGGTATACCGCAAAGCAATCGAAGAGCTGAAAACGATGGTATCCGACCTCAAAATTGACGTGATCGCGGGCCCGGAGGCGCGCGGCTTTGTTGTCGGCGCACCGCTGGCCTATGCGCTTGGCGTCGGGTTTACGCCGATTCGCAAGAGCGGAAAGCTCCCTTACGAAACGATTGAGGTAGGATATGACCTCGAGTATGGCAAAGACCGACTGGCTATGCATACCGACGCCATCGAAAAAGGACAGAATGTACTGATTGCCGATGATCTTCTCGCAACCGGCGGCACCATTTCCACATCGGTTAACTTGATTCGTCAGCTGGGCGGCAATGTGGTCGGCGCTGCATTTATGATCGAGCTTGCAGATCTGAACGGGCGTTCGAAGCTGGATGGAATCGATGTCTTTACGCTTATGAAATACGAGTAA
- a CDS encoding RelA/SpoT family protein: MGIERLLEKASAYIKEPDLLRIREAYEFAEQAHHGQVRKSGEPYILHPLAVADIVVNMQMDTLSIIAALLHDVVEDTTVSLDQIRERFGDTCAMLVDGLTKLERIQFRSKEEQQNENYRKMFIAMARDIRVIVIKLADRLHNMRTLKYQSEESQRRISYETLEIFCPIAHRLGISAIKWEMEDIALRYLNPQQYYRIANLMHKKRAEREQYIDNVIVCIREKLDEMGIQADLSGRPKHIYSVFKKMTVKNKQFNEIYDLLAIRIIVDNIKDCYATLGIIHTLWKPMPGRFKDYIAMPKTNMYQSLHTTVVGPNGEPTEVQIRTWEMHRTAEYGIAAHWAYKEGSAGSSGSFDNRLTFFREILELQHETKDASEFVESLKMDFFSDLVFVFTPKGEVIELPSGSVPLDFAYRIHTEVGNRTIGAKVNGRIVPLDHQLKTGDIVEILTSKHSYGPSQDWLKIAQSSHARSKIKQWFKKEKREENVEKGREMLEREFKRLGLDVSEWTTDDKLIEAAKKFAFNDIEDMLSAIGFGGITAAQICTKVTEKMRREQEEAANQLEMTSEMKEIKPAEKRSRPTNGVRVKGIDNLLVRFARCCNPVPGDDIVGYVTRGRGVSVHRSDCPNLPATGEGEDAARVIEVEWESSVEANYSVDIEVTGHDRNGLLNEVLQAVSESKTNISAVTGRSDKNKMAMIHMTILIRNTDHLHSVVERIKRVKDVYTVHRIMQ, translated from the coding sequence ATGGGCATAGAGCGATTACTCGAAAAGGCCAGCGCCTATATTAAAGAACCCGATCTTCTCCGCATCCGGGAAGCGTATGAATTTGCGGAACAAGCCCACCACGGACAAGTGCGGAAATCGGGAGAACCTTATATTCTTCATCCGCTCGCGGTTGCCGACATCGTGGTGAACATGCAGATGGACACGCTGTCGATCATCGCTGCGCTGCTGCACGATGTCGTTGAGGACACGACCGTATCCCTTGACCAGATTCGGGAGCGTTTCGGGGATACCTGCGCCATGCTGGTGGATGGGCTTACCAAGCTCGAGCGGATCCAGTTCAGATCCAAGGAAGAGCAGCAGAACGAAAATTACCGCAAGATGTTTATCGCCATGGCGCGGGATATCCGGGTCATCGTGATCAAACTGGCGGATCGACTTCATAATATGCGGACTTTGAAATACCAGTCCGAGGAAAGCCAGCGTCGCATCTCTTATGAGACCCTGGAGATTTTCTGTCCCATCGCCCATCGCCTCGGTATTTCCGCGATCAAGTGGGAGATGGAGGATATTGCACTGCGCTACTTGAACCCGCAGCAGTATTACCGCATCGCGAATCTGATGCATAAGAAGCGGGCGGAGCGCGAGCAGTATATTGACAACGTTATCGTCTGTATCCGCGAGAAGCTGGATGAAATGGGTATTCAGGCGGATCTGTCGGGAAGACCGAAGCATATTTACAGCGTCTTTAAGAAGATGACGGTGAAGAACAAGCAATTTAACGAAATTTACGATTTGCTTGCCATTCGGATTATTGTCGACAATATTAAAGATTGTTATGCCACGCTGGGGATCATCCACACCCTGTGGAAGCCGATGCCGGGCCGATTCAAAGATTATATCGCCATGCCGAAGACGAATATGTACCAGTCCTTGCATACGACCGTCGTCGGACCTAACGGAGAGCCTACCGAGGTCCAGATCCGGACGTGGGAGATGCATCGGACGGCCGAATACGGTATCGCCGCCCACTGGGCGTATAAAGAAGGCTCTGCCGGTTCCAGCGGAAGCTTCGATAACCGGTTGACATTTTTCCGTGAAATTCTGGAGCTCCAGCATGAGACAAAGGATGCGTCGGAATTTGTCGAATCGTTAAAAATGGACTTTTTCTCGGATTTGGTCTTTGTATTCACGCCGAAAGGCGAGGTCATCGAGCTCCCGTCCGGTTCGGTGCCCCTGGATTTTGCGTATCGGATTCATACCGAGGTCGGCAACCGGACGATCGGCGCCAAGGTCAACGGACGGATTGTTCCGCTGGATCATCAGCTGAAAACGGGCGATATCGTCGAAATCCTTACCTCCAAGCATTCCTACGGGCCGAGCCAGGATTGGCTCAAGATTGCCCAGTCCTCCCATGCTCGGAGCAAAATCAAGCAGTGGTTCAAGAAGGAAAAGCGGGAAGAGAATGTGGAAAAGGGACGCGAAATGCTGGAGCGGGAATTTAAGCGCCTCGGCCTTGACGTGTCCGAATGGACCACCGATGATAAGCTGATCGAAGCGGCGAAGAAATTCGCTTTCAATGATATCGAAGACATGCTTTCGGCCATCGGCTTCGGGGGCATTACCGCCGCGCAGATCTGTACCAAGGTTACGGAGAAGATGCGCAGGGAGCAGGAGGAAGCAGCCAATCAGCTGGAGATGACCTCCGAGATGAAGGAGATCAAGCCGGCCGAGAAGCGCAGCCGTCCAACGAACGGCGTTCGCGTCAAGGGGATCGATAATCTGTTGGTCCGTTTCGCCCGCTGCTGCAACCCGGTTCCGGGAGACGATATCGTCGGTTATGTTACGCGGGGCCGCGGCGTGTCGGTCCATCGATCGGACTGTCCGAACCTGCCGGCCACGGGCGAAGGCGAGGATGCCGCACGGGTGATCGAGGTCGAATGGGAATCCTCGGTGGAGGCTAACTACAGCGTCGATATCGAGGTGACCGGGCATGATCGGAACGGGCTCTTGAATGAGGTGCTGCAAGCCGTTTCGGAGAGCAAGACGAATATATCCGCCGTCACGGGCCGCTCGGACAAGAATAAAATGGCGATGATCCACATGACGATTCTGATTCGGAATACCGATCATCTGCATTCGGTCGTAGAGCGCATTAAGCGGGTGAAGGATGTCTATACCGTTCACCGGATCATGCAGTGA
- a CDS encoding tRNA threonylcarbamoyladenosine dehydratase — MLHQFSRTELAIGPEGLEIMKNSTVAVLGIGGVGSIAVEALARTGVGRIILIDKDVVDITNINRQIHALTTTIGQKKADLMVERVKLINPECEAIALNMFYTEETYEELFKYELDYVIDASDTIIYKVHLIKECLKRGIPIISSMGAANKMDPTKFQVADISKTSMDPIARVVRTKLRKDGIKKGVKVVFSLEEPMKPRKDVTEKIVPENAPEIRKAKQPPASNAFVPPVAGLIMVSVTVRELLEKGGVTV, encoded by the coding sequence ATGCTGCATCAATTTTCCCGGACGGAACTAGCCATTGGCCCTGAGGGCCTCGAGATCATGAAGAACAGCACGGTCGCGGTGCTCGGGATCGGAGGCGTCGGCTCCATTGCGGTAGAGGCCCTGGCCCGGACCGGCGTCGGCCGCATCATTCTGATCGATAAGGATGTCGTCGATATTACGAACATCAATCGTCAGATCCACGCCCTGACGACGACCATCGGTCAGAAGAAGGCGGATCTGATGGTCGAGCGCGTGAAGCTCATTAATCCGGAATGCGAAGCGATCGCGCTGAACATGTTCTACACGGAGGAGACCTATGAAGAGCTGTTCAAGTATGAGCTCGATTATGTGATCGACGCCTCCGACACGATCATTTACAAGGTGCATCTGATCAAGGAATGTCTGAAACGCGGTATTCCGATCATCTCGAGCATGGGGGCTGCCAACAAAATGGATCCGACCAAGTTCCAGGTGGCCGACATCTCCAAAACCTCGATGGATCCGATTGCGCGCGTTGTCCGTACCAAGCTGCGCAAGGACGGCATCAAGAAAGGCGTCAAGGTCGTCTTCTCGCTCGAAGAGCCGATGAAGCCCCGCAAAGACGTAACGGAGAAGATCGTTCCCGAGAATGCGCCGGAAATCCGTAAGGCCAAGCAGCCGCCGGCAAGCAATGCTTTCGTGCCGCCGGTAGCCGGACTCATCATGGTCAGCGTGACCGTAAGAGAGCTGCTGGAAAAGGGCGGCGTCACCGTATAA
- the uraA gene encoding uracil permease yields the protein MQREIQVDEKLPLGPGFLLSLQHLFAMFGSTVLVPNLFGVDPGMILLMNGIGTLLYIFFCKGKIPAYLGSSFAFIAPVLLVLDGNPDANYGKALGAFIVTGVIFCFVALIVKYAGTKWIDFVFPPAVMGAIIAMIGLELVPVAADMAGLLPAEGESINPTTVTISLVTLGVTVFGSVLFRGFPKIIHILIGIVVGYALSFALGVVETERIAEASFLSMPEITTPVFDATAIFSIILVSLVVIVEHIGHLLVTSNIVGRDLAKDPGLHRSLLGNGVSTILSGFVGSTPNTTYGENIGVMALTKVYSVYVIAGAAVIAILLSFSGSFSAVVANIPTPVMGGVSLLLFGVIAASGLRIFVEQKVDFSKASNMIMATLVFVTGISGVSLKIWTVELKGMALATIVGMCLAILFKLFEITGLSNEKNNEQPITEKTPD from the coding sequence TTGCAACGCGAAATTCAGGTTGATGAAAAGCTTCCGCTTGGCCCCGGTTTCCTGCTGAGCCTTCAGCATTTGTTCGCCATGTTCGGAAGCACGGTGCTCGTTCCTAACTTGTTCGGTGTGGATCCCGGCATGATCCTGCTGATGAACGGGATCGGCACGCTGCTCTACATTTTTTTCTGTAAAGGGAAAATTCCCGCCTACCTCGGCTCAAGCTTCGCCTTCATCGCACCGGTCCTGCTGGTGCTGGATGGCAACCCGGATGCCAACTACGGAAAAGCACTCGGCGCGTTCATCGTTACCGGGGTCATCTTCTGCTTTGTTGCCCTTATCGTTAAGTACGCAGGAACCAAGTGGATCGACTTTGTTTTCCCTCCGGCCGTCATGGGCGCCATTATCGCCATGATCGGTTTGGAGCTCGTGCCAGTTGCCGCAGACATGGCCGGCTTACTCCCTGCAGAAGGGGAGTCCATCAATCCGACAACGGTAACGATCTCGCTCGTAACCCTCGGCGTAACCGTGTTCGGATCGGTGCTGTTCCGGGGCTTTCCCAAAATCATTCATATCCTGATCGGGATCGTGGTAGGTTATGCGCTGTCCTTTGCGCTTGGCGTTGTGGAAACGGAGAGAATCGCCGAGGCCAGCTTCCTCTCCATGCCTGAAATTACGACGCCGGTATTCGACGCTACAGCCATCTTCAGCATTATTCTGGTCTCGCTTGTCGTGATCGTGGAGCACATCGGACACCTGCTCGTAACCAGCAATATTGTTGGCAGGGATTTAGCGAAAGACCCGGGGCTTCACCGCTCCCTGCTCGGCAACGGGGTCTCCACCATTTTGTCCGGCTTCGTCGGCTCGACGCCGAACACGACCTATGGGGAGAACATCGGCGTCATGGCGCTGACGAAGGTATACTCGGTATACGTCATTGCCGGAGCGGCCGTCATTGCGATTCTGCTCTCGTTCTCCGGCTCGTTCTCGGCCGTCGTGGCCAATATTCCAACGCCGGTTATGGGCGGCGTGTCCTTGCTGCTGTTTGGTGTAATCGCGGCTTCCGGCCTGCGGATTTTCGTTGAGCAGAAAGTCGATTTCTCCAAGGCAAGCAACATGATTATGGCGACGCTGGTATTCGTAACCGGCATCAGCGGCGTTTCCTTGAAGATCTGGACGGTAGAATTGAAAGGTATGGCTTTGGCAACGATCGTGGGCATGTGCCTCGCTATTCTCTTCAAACTGTTTGAAATAACGGGGCTCTCTAACGAAAAGAATAACGAACAGCCTATCACCGAGAAAACGCCGGACTAA
- a CDS encoding type 1 glutamine amidotransferase domain-containing protein — MSKVAFLLADQFEDSEMKTPYDAVKEAGHEAEIIGLKQGQEVKGKQGKASYTTDKAIADAKIEDYDAVVIPGGSSPENLRLDSHILQFVTAADRAGKPIAAICHGPQILASADLLKGRTITSYPPLQDDMVNAGAQFKDEEVVVDRNFITSRTPKDEPAFVRELLKAL; from the coding sequence ATGAGCAAGGTTGCATTTCTGCTAGCAGATCAGTTCGAGGATTCCGAGATGAAGACCCCTTATGACGCCGTAAAGGAAGCTGGGCATGAGGCGGAGATAATCGGCTTGAAGCAGGGTCAGGAAGTGAAAGGCAAGCAAGGTAAGGCTTCGTACACGACGGATAAAGCAATTGCCGATGCTAAAATAGAGGATTATGATGCGGTGGTTATTCCAGGCGGCTCTTCACCGGAGAATTTACGTCTGGATTCCCATATATTGCAGTTTGTCACAGCGGCAGACCGTGCGGGCAAGCCGATTGCCGCCATCTGTCACGGACCGCAAATTCTGGCAAGCGCCGATCTGCTGAAGGGCCGAACGATCACATCGTATCCGCCGCTTCAGGACGACATGGTGAACGCCGGTGCGCAGTTCAAGGATGAAGAGGTTGTAGTGGACCGAAATTTCATTACGTCCCGCACGCCGAAGGACGAGCCGGCCTTTGTTCGCGAGCTGCTGAAGGCGCTCTGA
- the hisS gene encoding histidine--tRNA ligase, which translates to MANEKFEKPTGTQDILPGTVEKWQLIEEKARDLCRRYNYREIRTPIFEQTELFERGVGETTDIVEKEMYTFKDKGDRSMTLRPEGTAGVVRAYVQNKLYGEPDITKLYYIGPMFRYERPQAGRYRQFHQFGVEVFGTADPAVDAEVIALGYTFYKELGLQGVKAEINSVGTPEVRAAYRSRLLAYLEPMKDNLCSDCQSRMERNPLRVLDCKKDQDKFTDAPSILDSLDEECSLHFGKVQSYLDAMNIEYEINPRLVRGLDYYTHTAFEFKAQGIGAIDTVGGGGRFNGLVDQIGGPDQPGIGFGIGLERIQLILEHQSVDLSGVKPLDVYLVALGEAAEREIVKIIYELRGRGISAERDYLGRKMKAQMKSADRLNARYTAILGDDELARGEIALKSMESGEQRTVKLEQLFEELV; encoded by the coding sequence ATGGCAAACGAAAAATTTGAGAAACCGACCGGCACGCAGGATATTTTGCCGGGAACGGTTGAGAAATGGCAGCTGATCGAGGAGAAAGCCCGGGATTTGTGCCGGAGATATAATTACCGCGAGATCCGGACGCCGATCTTCGAGCAGACCGAATTATTCGAGCGCGGAGTCGGAGAGACAACCGATATCGTTGAGAAGGAAATGTATACCTTCAAGGATAAAGGCGATCGCAGCATGACCCTTCGTCCGGAGGGAACGGCGGGCGTCGTACGGGCCTATGTGCAGAACAAGCTCTATGGCGAGCCCGATATTACCAAGCTGTATTACATCGGGCCGATGTTCCGTTATGAGCGGCCCCAAGCCGGAAGATACCGGCAGTTCCACCAGTTCGGCGTCGAAGTGTTCGGCACGGCCGATCCGGCTGTGGATGCGGAGGTTATCGCGCTGGGCTACACCTTTTATAAGGAGCTTGGACTTCAGGGCGTGAAGGCGGAGATTAACTCCGTCGGTACGCCGGAGGTGCGGGCGGCTTACCGTAGCCGGCTGCTTGCTTACCTGGAGCCGATGAAGGATAATCTTTGTTCGGACTGCCAATCCCGAATGGAACGGAATCCGCTCCGCGTGCTGGATTGCAAGAAGGACCAGGACAAGTTCACGGACGCGCCTTCCATCCTGGATAGCTTGGACGAGGAATGCAGCCTGCACTTCGGTAAGGTGCAAAGCTATCTGGATGCGATGAACATCGAGTACGAGATTAATCCGAGACTGGTTCGAGGCCTCGATTATTATACGCATACCGCCTTCGAATTCAAGGCGCAGGGGATCGGCGCTATCGATACGGTCGGCGGAGGCGGACGCTTTAACGGATTGGTGGACCAGATCGGCGGACCGGATCAGCCGGGCATCGGCTTCGGAATCGGGCTGGAGCGCATTCAGCTGATTCTGGAGCACCAGAGCGTAGACCTGTCGGGCGTAAAACCGCTGGATGTGTACCTGGTGGCCCTCGGGGAAGCAGCCGAGCGGGAAATCGTGAAGATCATTTACGAGCTGCGCGGCAGAGGCATTTCCGCGGAACGGGACTATCTCGGACGGAAAATGAAGGCGCAAATGAAATCCGCCGATCGGCTGAACGCCCGCTATACCGCCATATTGGGGGATGACGAGCTTGCCCGCGGGGAAATCGCGCTGAAATCCATGGAAAGCGGCGAGCAGCGCACGGTGAAGCTCGAACAGCTGTTTGAAGAACTTGTTTAA